The sequence CCACATCTGACCTGCCGCGTCCCTGGAACCGGCGTCGAGGGCTCGAGCGGTCGCCGGAAGAAGGTCGCGCAGCGTTGCATCGTAGACGCTGACCTCAAACATCTTCGCGATCGGCACAACAAAGGTCAGCAGCAGGAACACGATCACCGGCAGGACAAGCAGAAAAGATTTTCGCGTCTCGCGGCGCCTCGCCTTCTGAACCCGGCTCTTTAACGTAGCGCCACATTGTTCGTCATGGGAATCGTCAGGGCCGCTCTCAGCTATTGTCACCGGATTCATGTCGGGCCTCCCGCAGCCAACAGCGCGCGGCTGTCAACTGAGCGCCAGCCGATGGGTAGCGTCTGTCCTGAGCGAAGAGATCCGAGGCTGGACGTGTTCGCGATTTTCACTGAAATTTCGTTGCCGCTCGGAATCTTGCATGTCAGTCTGACGTGATCGCCATAGTAGGTCGACTCAATGATCTCCGAGTTCACACGGTTCTCGAACGCCGTTTCGTGCGAGGCAATCACTACGCGCTCGGGACGCAACACCAGAGACACGCGCGACCCCGACGGCAGCGGCTTTGCAGTGCGTGCCTCAAACTGGCACTCTCCGTGAGTGACTTTTGCGCGGAAGTCGCCGTCCGCCGACGCGTAACATTCGCGTACGACACTGTCCAGCAGATTGTTGTCGCCAACGAACCGCGACACAAACTCGGTGTTTGGGGATTCATAAATCTCGGTCGGCGGACCGATCTGTTCTATGATTCCATTGTTGAAGATTGCGACCCGGTCAGACATGGCCAGCGCTTCATCCTGATCGTGGGTGACATAGACCACCGTCACGCCAAGCATCTTGTGCAGATGCTTGATTTCCGTTTGCATGTGCTCGCGAAGCTGTTTATCCAGAGCACCAAGAGGCTCGTCCATCAGCACCAAGGTGGGCTCGAAGACCAAGGCACGGGCCAGCGCGATCCGCTGCTGCTGGCCGCCAGAGAGCTGAGCCGGCCGACGGGAAGCGAATGCATGCATCTTCACCATTTCCAACGCCGTTGCTACTTTTTTCGCGATCTGGTCTTTGGGAACCTTTCTCGCTGCAAGTGGAAAGGCCACGTTGTCTGCGATCGACATATGAGGAAACAGCGCATAGTTCTGGAAGACCATGCCAATGCCCCGTCTATGCGGCGGCGTCGTTGTCAGATTCACACCGTCGATGCTAATCGTCCCAGCAGTCGGCGCCTCAAAACCCGCCAGCATCATCAAGGTTGTTGTTTTGCCGGATCCCGACGGGCCAAGCAGGGTCAGAAACTCACCCCGCCTGACCGCAAGGGAGAGCGATTTCACCACTTGGGTGCTCCCGTCGTAGCTCTTTTCTACCTGCGAGAATACGACGTGGTTCCCGTCGGCCACTCTCGAACTTCCATTTCGTTGCTGGGAAACGTTTCGCATTTGCGTTACCTTGATCCTTAGCGGGCCATCCAGGCGGCCCAGCGCCGGTTAATTTCGTCCTGCTCATCGTTCCAGAATGCAGTGTCGTTCGCGAGGCCGACCTTCAGATTGGCGGGCGACGTCGGCAGGTTGTCCCGCAAGGACGCGTCAACAAGCTGAAGTGCCGAGCGGCGCGCCGGCGCGTAGCTGATATATTTCGTCTGACTTGCAAGCTGCGGCGACGATGTCGCATACCGGATGAAATCGAGTGCGGCCGCCTTGTTTTTGCTCGCCTTGGAGATCGCAAAGACATCTCCGTTGATGATCTGTCCTTGCCAGACGATGCCGAACGGTTTCTTTTCTTTGGTAATAGCGTCGGTGAATCGTCCATTACCGCCTTCGGTCATCGCGACTTCACCGTCGGCAAGAAGTTGAACCGACTGCGCCTGCGCTCCCCAGAACACCGCACTTGGCTTGATCGTGTCCAGTTTCTTGAAGGCGCGCTCAAGTCCT comes from Paraburkholderia youngii and encodes:
- a CDS encoding ABC transporter ATP-binding protein, with translation MRNVSQQRNGSSRVADGNHVVFSQVEKSYDGSTQVVKSLSLAVRRGEFLTLLGPSGSGKTTTLMMLAGFEAPTAGTISIDGVNLTTTPPHRRGIGMVFQNYALFPHMSIADNVAFPLAARKVPKDQIAKKVATALEMVKMHAFASRRPAQLSGGQQQRIALARALVFEPTLVLMDEPLGALDKQLREHMQTEIKHLHKMLGVTVVYVTHDQDEALAMSDRVAIFNNGIIEQIGPPTEIYESPNTEFVSRFVGDNNLLDSVVRECYASADGDFRAKVTHGECQFEARTAKPLPSGSRVSLVLRPERVVIASHETAFENRVNSEIIESTYYGDHVRLTCKIPSGNEISVKIANTSSLGSLRSGQTLPIGWRSVDSRALLAAGGPT